Proteins found in one Gemmatimonadota bacterium genomic segment:
- a CDS encoding FAD:protein FMN transferase encodes MSVERRPPSRRDALRITAAVGLTLGMGGSVLRRARLHRVRETRPALGTLVTLTLIHPDPDEARTVLTGAFAGIDALEDALSRHRPTSALARLNRTGVLVDPPQALVRVLESARRWSAETDGAFDPTVLPLLRLHQRCYGAGRAPTHDEVADACARVDHRALEVTPERVSLLRPGMAVTLDGIAKGYVVDRTVARLVEAGAERVLVDAGGDMAGGGARLRTEPWQVAVADGSGRAAVDRIALGEGAVATSGDYLQAFTGDRSAHHILDPRTGRSPAAVSSASVIAPTAQDADALSTAVLVLGPVEGLALLARLPGVEGLLVTKGGEVRRTAGFGRRAGESG; translated from the coding sequence ATGTCGGTTGAGCGGCGGCCTCCGTCCCGACGCGACGCGCTCCGCATCACCGCCGCCGTCGGCCTGACGCTGGGCATGGGCGGCAGCGTGCTGCGCCGCGCCCGTCTGCACCGGGTCCGCGAGACGCGGCCCGCGCTCGGCACCCTGGTCACACTCACGCTCATCCACCCGGACCCGGACGAGGCCCGCACCGTCCTGACCGGCGCGTTCGCCGGCATCGACGCGCTGGAGGACGCGCTGAGCCGGCACCGACCCACGTCCGCGCTGGCCCGCCTCAACCGGACCGGCGTCCTGGTGGACCCGCCGCAGGCGCTCGTGCGCGTGCTCGAGTCCGCGCGCCGCTGGTCGGCGGAGACGGACGGCGCCTTCGATCCCACGGTCCTCCCACTGCTACGCCTCCATCAACGCTGCTACGGCGCGGGCCGGGCGCCGACGCATGACGAGGTGGCGGACGCCTGCGCCCGCGTCGATCACCGCGCGCTCGAGGTCACACCGGAGCGCGTGTCGCTCCTGCGGCCAGGCATGGCCGTGACGCTGGACGGGATCGCCAAGGGCTACGTCGTGGATCGGACGGTGGCGCGGCTCGTCGAGGCCGGGGCGGAGCGCGTGCTGGTGGACGCCGGAGGCGACATGGCCGGCGGCGGCGCTCGCCTGCGGACCGAGCCGTGGCAGGTGGCCGTGGCCGATGGGTCCGGCAGGGCTGCCGTGGACCGCATCGCGCTCGGGGAGGGCGCCGTGGCCACCTCGGGGGACTACCTGCAGGCGTTCACGGGCGACCGCTCGGCCCACCACATCCTGGATCCGCGCACCGGCCGCTCCCCGGCCGCGGTGAGCAGCGCGAGCGTCATCGCGCCCACCGCCCAGGATGCGGACGCGCTGTCGACCGCGGTGCTCGTGCTGGGTCCGGTGGAGGGCCTGGCCCTGCTGGCGCGCCTGCCGGGCGTCGAGGGCCTGCTGGTCACCAAGGGCGGCGAGGTCCGGCGGACCGCCGGCTTCGGACGCCGCGCGGGGGAGAGCGGCTAG